TATTTGTTGTCGGGGTTTGTCGTCGGTTCGTCGTTCTACCTGATGAGCCAGATCACCAGGCGCATCCGCTTGCGGTCTTTTGCCTTACAACTGATTTTGCAATCGCTTTCGATTTTGACAACGCTTGTGGTTTCCACTGCGACAGTGATGGTCGGATCGGGCGCAATTATTGCTGGGCGGAGCCCGTTCGACCCCGTTTTGCTGGCAGGAATGGGGCGGCTTCTGACACCCCAGCAAGCGGCGGCCGGGTTGGCGGCAGGCTTCACTATGTCGCTCGCCATCAACTTCTTTTTTGCCATCGGCCGCAAACTCGGCCCGGGGGTGATGTGGAGTTGGATGACGGGAAAATACTACGCCCCGCGCGAGGAAGAGATGGTGGTGATGTTTTTGGACATGAAGGATTCGACTACCCTTGCCGAGGGGTTGGGGACGATAGCCTTCAGCCAGTTGGTCAAGGATTTTTTCGCTGACCTGACCGGCCCACTCCTAAAGACAGGGGCACGGGTGAGTCATTACATCGGCGACGAAGCCGTCATCACCTGGTCTCCATCGCGGGGCCTTAAGAAGGGAGGCTGTCTAAATCTAGTGCCAGAGTTCCGGCGCGTCTTGGAGTCGCGCTCCGGCCACTACCAAGCGGCTTACGGCTTGGTTCCCGAGTTCAAAGCAGGTGCCCACATCGGCATGGTGGTGGCCACCGAGGTCGGCGAGATAAAGAGCGAGATTGTCCTCCATGGAGACACGCTCAACACGGCGGCCCGGATCCAGGGACTCTGCGGGCCGGAGGGCGAAATGTTCTTGGTTTCCGGGGAATTGGCGGGGCGGTTGCCGGATTCTCCGGTTTTGGTTGCGTTAGGTGAGCGCCAAGTTAAGGGTCGGGAGAAGGGTGTCGATTTGTATGCGGTGCGAACGTAACAAGCACTCGCAATGCCCATGGCACCCCGGCCTGGTCTCTTCGTCATGCCACCTCTGAGACTGGATCCAATTTAGGGGCACATCCGCGAGAGAAATCCTGAAATCTTCCAACCATGGTTTCCGCTTCATGGGCGAAATGCCGGTACGCCATGATTGTCGATCCCTGCCTCGCCCTCCCCAAAACTGGGGAGGGGATTGCTAGAGTTCGCGCGGGTCGGCGATGCGTCCCTTGATGGCCGTGGCGGCGGCGGTGGCCGGGCTGACCAAATGAGTGCGCGAACCGGGGCCTTGGCGTCCCTCGTAGGGGCGGTTGCTGGTACTTGCGCTGCGTTGTTGCGGGCGCAAGATGTCGCCGTTCATGCCCAGGCACATGCTGCACCCGGCGTGGTGCCATTCGAACCCGGCTTCTTTGAACACCTGGTCCAACCCTTCTTGTTCGGCCAAAGCGCGGACAGAAGCCGAGCCCGGGACAACCATCGCCCGCACCCCTGGGGCGGCCCGGCGACCTTTGACCAAACCGGCGGCAACCCGCAGGTCTTCGATCCGGGCGTTGGTGCAACTGCCGATGAAAACGGTGTTGACCTCCAACTCGGCGACCGGGGTGCCCGGCTTGAGCCCCATATACATTTGGGCCCGTTCCTCGTTTTTGTCTTGCGGCTCGGGGATGGCTTGATCCACGTCCACCGTCATCGCCGGGGTTGTGCCCCAAGTGACCTGGGGCTTGAGGGCATCGACATCCAGATGCTCTTCCCGGTCGAAGACTGCCCCAGCATCCGTGGCCAAAGATCGCGAATGTTCCACCATTCGGTCGAAGTCCGCTCCTTTGGGGGCGAAGGGCCGGTTGCCTTCCGCGATGTATTCAAATGTGGTGTCGTCCGGTGCGACCATGCCAGCGCGGGCCCCCATTTCGATGCTCATGTTGCAAATGGTCATGCGCCCGCTCATGGGCAGGGATCGGATTGCCGAGCCGGCATATTCAGCCACAAAGCCGGTTGCGCCGCCCGCTCCGAGTTTGCGGATGATGGCCAAGATGACGTCTTTGGCCGTGACGCCGTGGGCCAACGTGCCATCGGCGTTGATGCGGAGGGTTTTGGGTTTTTTGGCGGCCCGCAGCGTTTGAGTGGCTAACACGTGTTCCACCTCGCTTGTCCCAATCCCAAAGGCAAGCGCGCCGAACGCGCCATGCGTGGAGGTGTGACTATCGCCGCAGACGATGGTCAATCCCGGCAACGTGATGCCCAACTCGGGGCCGATGATGTGGACGATCCCTTGGCGCGGGTCGTGGTACCCAAACAAGGGGACTCCGAACTCCCGGGCATTGCGATCCAAGGCGGCCAACTGCTGCCCGCTCAGGGTGCTGGCATCGATCTCGCGGCCGTCGGTGGGCACATTGTGGTCCACCGTGGCAAAAGTCAGGTCGGGGCGACGCACCGGCCGGCCGGCCACCCGGAGCGCGTCGAAGGCTTGGGGGGATGTCACCTCGTGCACCAAATGCCGGTCGATATAGAGCAACGTACCGCCCCCGGGCAGGTCGGCGACCTTGTGGTTGTCCCAAACTTTTTCGAACAGCGTCTTTGCCATGCGTGCAACGCTATTCTACGCTGTGGGCAGAACTGGCGGGGAATGGGGGACAGAGGACCCGCCCGGGGCCCTCGGTTCGGGCACAAGGAGAGTTGGGGCTGGGCCATCTGGTATCATCCCCCTCTGCTTCTGGGCAGTTGCCCGAGTGGCCAATGGGAACAGACTGTAAATCTGTCGGCGAGAGCCTACGCAGGTTCGAATCCTGCACTGCCCACCAGAAGATAGAGACGCCCTCGTAGCTCAGCGGCAGAGCGTTCCCTTGGTAAGGGAGAGGTCACGAGTTCAATTCTCGTCGAGGGCTCCAGATCCGGAATTCCCATCCGCAAAGCCCGGGCTCCCGGCAACCACGGCCAAAACAAGCGAAAAGCCCACCGCAAAGGCCAGGCTGTTGGTTCCTAACACAGAATAGGCCCAAGCCCCCAACCCCGCACCCGTGACCAACCCGGCCCACAGCAGCAGGTAGCGGAGCCATTCCCACCGTGGGTTGCCCAGAAAGAGCCCGGCCACCAACTGGCCAAGCTTGACAATGACCCCGGTCATATAGGTGAGCCCGATGGAGATTTCGCCTTCTTGGTGGAAGACCGCGTTGACCGCCCCCATCGCCATCACAACCGACGCCAAGCCCAAGCGAGGCACATGGAAAATCCACGCAAAAGTGGCCAGGGCCAGCAGCAACGAAACCAAAAGCAGCACCCGACGGCGCTTTCTCCGCGTGGAGCGGCCGGCAACTACCGTGCCGCCGGCAACCCCCAGAACAAAGCAGAGGATCACCCCCGCCGCTATCAGGACGTGTGGGATTTGCCAGGTGCCCGCCGCAACCCCCAACCGGGTGGAGTTGCCAGTCATGAACGACACGAAGAACCCGCCCGTGTTGAGGAATCCGATGCTATCGACATAACCCGCCAAGGCAGAAAGCATCACAGCCAGTACCGTGCTCCTGCGGTCGAGCGTCGTCATCCCCCTTATTATCGGCTTGGCTGGCAACGGGCCATGCGCCCTTCCCAACCATTTGGGGACCCGCCTGTCAAAATCAGGCTCAAGTGGCGGAAAGCAAAGGCAACGTGCGGCTCATCACCTTGGGCTGCGCAAAAAACGAGGTGGACAGCGAGGAAATCGCGGGTGTTCTGCGCAACGCCGGACACACCGTGGATGGTTCGCAAGTGGCCGATGTGACCGTCATCAACACCTGCGGGTTTTTGGAATCTGCCAAACACGAATCGATTGCCGCCATCCGCAAAGCCGTGGCCGAAAAAGGCTCCGGGAAAGTCATTGTCGCCGGATGCCTGGCCCAGCGCCTCGGTGCCGAACTTGCCCGATTGGCCCCAGGAGCCGACGCTTATGTCGGAGTGGGACAAATGGGGGCCTTTGCCGAAATCGTTGACAAGGTGTTTTCCCACCACGAGCCGTGGGTCGACACCGCACCCCCGCACCACCGCTGGGCAGACCTGGCCACCCGGGCCCGCACGGGCCGGCCGTGGAGCGCCTACCTCAAAGTCAGCGAAGGCTGCGACCATCGATGCACGTTTTGCACCATCCCATCCTTTCGAGGGGCCCACGCCAGCAAACCGATCGACCGAGTGGTGGAAGAAGCGCGGATCTTGGCGAGATCCGGCTGTAAAGAAGTCAACCTCATTGCCCAAGATGTCACCCAATACGGCTATGACCTTTATGGCGCGTTCACACTACCCAAACTCCTGGCCGAACTCAACCAAGTGGATGGGCTTGAGTGGATCAGGATCCTCTATTTCTATCCCAACCGGTTGACCGACGAGGTCATCCAGGCGATGGCGGAATTGAACAAAGTCTGCCACTACATCGACATCCCCCTACAACACGCCCACCCCGACACCCTGAGGCGCATGAAGCGACCATGGGATGGGGAACGCTACTTGAAGTTGTTCGAAAAAGTCCGGTCGGCGATTCCGGATGTGGCGATCCGCACAACGTTCATCGTAGGTTTTCCCGGAGAAACTTCAACGGAATTTAACTATTTGGTTGATTTTGTCCGTGAAGCCAAGCTCGACCGGGTCGGGGCGTTCCAGTTCTCGCGAGAGCCGGGCACGCCGAGCCACGATATGCCCGGACAAGTGCCTTCGCGGGTCAAGAAGGAGCGGTACGACCGTCTGATGCGGGCCCAAGCACCGGTCTCCTTGGCCCGCAACAAGTCATTTGTCGGACAAGTGTTGACGGTGTTGGCGGATGAGGTAAAAGATGGATGGATTGCGGGTCGGAGCTATCGCGATGCCCCGGAGATCGACGGATGGGTTTATGCCCAAGGCGCCGTGGAACCTGGTTCCCTCGCCCGCGTGCGGGTTACGGAAGCTAAAGAGCACGACCTGATCGGCGTGTTAGAGGGCTTCACCCCGAACGCCAAACGGTTGATCCCGATCAAAATGGCAACCCGCGAACCCCGGTGAGACGATGCCCCAAGTCTTCAACCATTTTGTTAGATTTTTGATGGAGCATGAACCAAAGCGCCACTATGCGAGCCGATTGTGGGGAATTGTCGGCGCCAGCCTCGTCATCGCTTCGCTTATTGCGATGCCGTTTTCTGTGCCGTCCGGGTTCGCGGGGCTGCTTTTGGGAATTGTTTTGCTCTTCTCGCAACTCGTCACAAGGGTCAAACCTTCGGAACTTGCGGCGGACATTCCTGGAGAACTGACCGAGGTTTGGGGCTTGCTCCGATGGATGGCCAGCCGGCGCGAGCTCAGCATGAGAACGCATCCCGAACTCCGGGATTTGCTTGAAGAAATCGCCGAATCCCGGCGGACCACCCTTATTGCACTCAGGTCCGGGGCATGGAAAGACCGCGCCCGCACGCCGGAAGGCGCCCAGACGATCCGTGATATCGAAGTTGTGCTTCAAACCGCCTTATACGACTCGGTCTTCATCGGCAGGCACCTCTTTCGGGGGAAAGGGCAACGCGATTCCACCTTTCGGTCGAGATGTGCTGACCCGGCTTTCGGGCGGGATGCCCTGGCGGCAGTGGGGGAAATCCGTGACGAGGTCAGGGCGCTCTGCGAATCAGCCTTGGCGGCCGGCGAACTGAGCGACCTCCGGGTCAACCTTATTCAAAAACGCTTTCAGGCCCTGGTCGAAGCGGAGCGGGAGTTGGAGGCAGAGACAACCATAGACGCATTCGACTAATCGCTATGGGATGACACCGGGAAGTTCAACTCCAACCAACTGTGTCTTTCCGTTTGAAAACTGCAACGTGCACGATATCACGACCTTGCGGCGGATACCAACCAGCCGTGCATCCCGGTCAAGTGTAGGAGATCCCGGCATGAGTTCAAGTCTCTGCAATTCTTTAGAGGGGCCACTCGACACCAGATCCGCAAGGTTTTTGCCGATCATTTCATCGAATGCCTTTGGGTCTGCCCCGCATTTACTTGTTAGCCATCTTTGAAATTCAACAAATTTGGCATTGTAATACTGTCTGAATTCTTCATACAGTTTCCAGTAGGATTCAGCACCGCGGGCCAGACAATCCTTCAGTTCACCCGCACTCCTTGGGCTGTTCAGCATTTTCTGGGTCAGTGTCATAGGAACAAGCGAGTCCAGGACTTTGGCTTCCCGTGCGCTCTCCTCGGAAAACCGATGGAACTGCGTCGTCTCCGGGTAGATGCGCGACGGGGCCCGGAGCTTGGCCCTTGCATGGCTGTCCTCCAATGTTAGCTCTGTGATAGGCTCAACAATCAGGTTGCCAAACCCGACAATTCTGTTGCCTATCCAGGGCCTTGTTACATATGAAGTCAACATCGACTGATCTGCTGGCGACAGACGATAGGTACCTGTATCAATATCACAGTCCCCTTTGTCCTCACTCATAGTCCTTTCGTATAGGCTGAGGAGAGTTCGGAATGCTTCGATGCCTGTGGATGAGGTATCCACTAGGACTACAGATCCGGGCTCCCGAATAATGAGCAAGTGCTTTTCTTCTTGCTCGTGAATGCCTAGTTCGAAGCCTTGCCAAATCGTGAAGTCTGATTCAGAAAACTTAATGTTTACGGCGTCATTGCCAGCAATCCACACAATTGTATCCTTTTGTAGTGATTGTTGGATGCCAATCAGAGCCAATGCCAAATATGTCATGATTCAATGCTTTTTTGAGGACTGTTTACGCTGAATTACTCGCCAAAGCGGTATCGATAAACGAGCGGATAGCAAAAATGATCAACTTGAATTTTCGTGTCGCGTCGTACAGCCAGCTGATATTCGCTTTGTCCACCTTCGATTACAAAGAATGCCTTGTATGCCGGTTGGTTACTCCCGATTGGCACTTGCCATGGCAACTTCAGGCCGTCCTCGGATGCTTCTTCCGCTCGACACTCTTTGTACCTAATTTGAACCTCTAGGGCATAGTCCGGAGGAATGAGAACCGGCTCAGGGTCGTAAGAGAAACTTCTATTGAATCGACCGAGTGCCGAACCGAACGGTTGACCCCAACTGACGCTCTCTGGAATCGGGGCTTCTCCCAAAGTCTCTATATTGCGATCCAACCAGTTCCAAACACCGGCCGGTGGATCTAAAACGATATCATGGTCTGAGATATTGAAGATTGCAAATTCCACAGGCTGCAGATCTATCTATTGGAGGCTTAAGCGCACTTGAACAGCAGTGAGGACGGCGGCAATGAAGTCCATGCAGAAAAAATACCCCCCCCCCCCCCCGCACATTATTTTTGCTTGAGATCATTTTTGGATCTTAAAACCTCTCATTGGGCTTCGTCGGGGACTTTTTTTGATCAGGCCCACACGGTCGAGACCGGGCCGTGACCCAGCCATTCGTCCACAGTCCCAGAATTGACGCCCTGATGCAATACCAACCCGTGGGTCAGTGCCTGGCCGCTCACTTCCCGCAAGTATCTCAGCGCCTCAAAATCGGCCGGGGTGGGATCGCCATGCCCCAGGACGGTCAAACCCAGTATCCGACCATCCCCCAAAGCCACCACAATGGGCACCGAATGGTGCCGGGTGGACCGGAAGTGCATTACTTCATAGGGCATATCAGACCAACCTGATTCTTTGACCAATTCCATGGCCACGAACTGCGCCCAGGCATCTTGATCCATGGCTCGGCCCGAGAGGTGATGCCAAATGCCCGTGTCCACAAAAGCCAGTCGGGCGGTTTTGGCCGCCTTGCCCCCGTGCAGGGCCGACCACGCAGGCACCGGGTGAACCAGGTAGACCGCTTGCAACAGGCCGAGATAGCGGGTCAAGCTGGTTGCCGGAATCCCGGTGTCCCGGCTGAGCTGGGTGATGTTTTGCACCGAATAGGGGTTGCGGGCCAGAACCTGCAAGAGGTTGGGCAAGCTGTGCAACCCCTCGATCTGCGCCAAATCGCGCACGTCCCGATCCATCAGGGCGCGAATGTATGATGAAAACCAGGCGTTCCGCCGGGATGCGCTGGCGCGCGCAACGGGTTCCGGGAACCCGCCAGATTCCACCATCCGGTCGGCTCCGGGCGCCAATGAGCCCGACAGCCACCGATCCACAAATGCCTTGGGTTGGTTGGCAAGCTCCGATTGGGCAAACGGAAATAGAGTGAACACCTCCATCCTGCCGGCAAGCGAATCGCTGAGTTTAGGCAGCAGCATCACATTGGCCGAACCAGTCAAAACGAACCGGCCCGGGCGGCGATCTGCGTCGACCACCTTTTTGATGCTGCGCATGAGTTGGGGCGCGCGCTGCACCTCGTCGATCACGACACCATCGGGGAATGTGCGGAGCCAACCTTCCGGGTTGGAAACGGCCGCCGACAAGGCCAGGGAATCATCCAAGGTCACATAGGGTAACCGGCACACCTTTTGGACGAGTGTGCTTTTGCCCGCTTGGCGTGGCCCTTGGACGACGAGGACGGGGGTGTCGGCGAGCGCCTCTTGGAATTTTGCCGCAATCCCACGGCCGACGTATGCATCCATGCTTTCATAAACTTACCTCAAAACAGAGAAAAATCCACCACCCAGCGGTGGATTTTTCACCGCGACGTGTAACCCTCAGCGCCGGGCGGCGACCAACATGTCGAGCCAGTGTTTGCTCCGCAGGTCGTCGGTGTCCACACCGTGGTTGTTGGTGCTGCTGTGGATGAAGTAGGCCCCGCCATCTTGGAAGTAGCCCAAAAATATGCCCGTGTGGCCAATCTTCCCGCGTTTCTTATCCCAAAAATAGAGCCGGTCGCCGGGTTGCAGATCCTCTAACCGTTCCACCGGTTGCCCGACTTTGGCCTGTTCGGCCGCGGTCCGCGGCAGGTCGACGCCGATCTTCCCAAAAAGCTGTTGCACGAATCCACTGCAGTCGATCCCGTTGGTCAGGCTGTTCCCGCCCCAAACGTATTTTGTCCCAATGAACTTATAGCTGTACTGGAGCATTTCCTGCTTGTCTTTGGGGTTGCTCACGGCGGTTCCAGATGTCCTTGCCCCGCCCCGGCTGCTCATCTGGGTGCCATTGCGGCTGAACTGGTAATCCTTGGGGATCTCGACATCATAGGGCAGTTCGGCAACCGTTTCACGCAGGACGTAACCGGTCCGACCGTTTTGCAGCAGCACTGCGAGCCATTTTTCGTACTTGGTGTCGTTGATGACCAGATATTGGTACGCCTTCAAGCTCCAAAGTTTGGTGGAGCCCGTGCTCATGTTCGAGTAGATTTTGGATTCTTTGATGGATTGGCCCAGCCGCCCCACCTTGACCATATCGGAACCGGCGGGCGCAGAGCCGTCGTTGGCTTTGGCTTGGGCACCGGCAAGAGGCGCAACGGCCAAAGCCGTCACGATCCCGATCAGCCTAACATTTTTTCGGATCTGGTCGAGCATTGCTTTTGATTATGGTCCTTTTCTGGCTGGTGAAGAGCCCTACACCGTTGCCAAGACGCGCAAAAACCCCGCAATGATCGGTAGTCCCGGCTGAGAACCCAGAATTTTACGGGTGGCCCGCTCTGGGTGCGGCATCATGCCGAGCACATTCCCCGCCGGGTTGACGATCCCCGCGATGTTCCGCGCTGAACCGTTTGGATTCGCCAATTCTTCTACGGCCCCAGATTCGCTGCAATAGCGGAATGCCACCAAGCCCTCGCCTTCCAGCCGGTTCAAAACGGTGTCATCAGCCAAATATCGGCCCTCTCCGTGAGCGATCGGGATGGGCAGCACCCCCTCAACCCCGGCAGTCCAAGGGGAGGTGTGTTGGGCCGCCGCCAGGTGTACGGTTGCGCAAACAAATCGCTCGCCCAAGTTGGGCATCAGCGCCCCCGGCAAGATCCCGGCTTCGCAAAGGATTTGGAACCCGTTGCAAACCCCCAACACCGGCCGCCCAGCGGAAGCAAATTCCTGGACGGCGGCCATCACCGGCGACCGGGCGGCGATGGCCCCACACCGCAGATAATCGCCATAGGTAAACCCTCCGGGGATGAACACGCCGTCGAATCCGGCTAGGCTCGATTCCCCATGCCAGACGTATTCGGACTGCACGCCCAAGTCTTCGCGAAGGCTCCACAGCGCATCCTGGTCGCAATTGGAACCAGGAAACTGCACCACCGCGATCTTCACGGCACAACCTCGATCGAATAGTCTTCGATGACCGGATTGGCCAGGAGCCGCTCGCACATGGCGCGGACGCGGGATTCATCATAGCGCTCAAGCTCCAATGTCACCGTTTTGCCAATCCGGGCCCCCCCCACTTCGCCGAACTCCAGATCCCGGAGCGACTTGGCCACGGTGCGGCCCGCAGAATCGAGGAGCGAGGGCTTGAGAGTGATGTTCACACGGACCGTGACCATGTCCGGATTGTGGCAGACCAAGGCCCAGCGGCCAGGGCCAGTTCAGGCAACGGCGCGGGGGTCGGCTTCAACCTCAATCGGCAATCGGGCATCCAAATCGAAGACGATGGCCGCCCACTCCCGGCCGTACCGTTCGCACCGCGCCGGGTGGGCTTGGTGGCCCCGGACCCGCATCGGCGCATCCGCGCCAACCAACAAGGTCAACCCGCGCACCGAGTCGCCGCACTTCAGGGTCAGTTGCCCGCGATCGACCCGGTAAGACAGGCGGCGGCGGGCCAGCTCGAATTTGGCGAGCTCCGACGGGCTGAACGCCTTGTAGCCCAATTCGATCAGCCCCCGCAACATCTGGGGCAGGTTCAACTCGAACCGTGACTCCGCAGCGTGGGAGGTCAAGAAGTCGAAACGGAATGTCCCGTTGAACCGCTGGATCCTCTGAGCCAGATACATCGTGGTTTGGAACGGGGTCACCCAACCCGGCGCAAACGAAACCGCCGGGATTTCGACCACTTGGAACTTCGCATCGTGGGTCACCGGGACAAACGGCCGCCCTGTGCCGAACAGGAAACCGGCCGTGCCCGGCTGGCGACCCCCCTTGCTCAGCATGGCGACGGCACCCGTTTCTTCGGCCAAGGCGTACATGCGGGTCAGCCCAAACCAGGCGCCATCCCACCCTTTCATCACTTTGAGTTCGCTGCCGACCCCCCGGGTCAGCGCCGTGTTTTGAACCTTGACCTGGCGTGTGGACGCGTCGTGCTTTTCGGGTTTATAGAGGTGGCCAATGTCGTGGCCCCAAGATTTGAACGTCCGGTAAACATCCAAAGGAAGGCCGGGAGGGGGAACCATCCATGCGGCCCGCAAACCAAACCGGGCAATCAAGGCCGCCGACGTTTTGATGTGGTCGATCAGGCTGCTGTCGCATTCCACATCGACCGTGCAAGCCACGTTGTGGTTTTCCGGCAGATGCCACACCAAGGCGGGGGCTAATCCTGTTCGCCCGATCCCGGCCAACACCAACCGCAGGAACTGTTCGCGGAGCATATCCAAGTGGGGGGTCAGGAAGGCTGGATCCAAACCCTCTCCCGGCTGCGCCCGATCCGACCAGAGGAATACGGTGCCATCTTCGGCCCGCAAGACCCCATCTTGGGTGTAACAACTCCCGTCGCACGGGCCGACCAGATCGGTGCTGACGCCCCGGCCCATCGCCATCAAGGCCCCGGTCATGCCCGCATGCGGGGCAAACACGCTGACCTTGGAGCCCGCTGACACCAAAGGGTTGCCGTGGGAATCCAACGCCAAAACTTCGCCCGGGAGCTTTTTTGCTTGCTCCCCGCCAAAGAACAGGCCGCCAAAGCAATCCTCCGCCAAAACCGAAACGGCCTCCGGGGCGCAGAGGTGGCAGCGGCAATACTTGTGGCCGGTCGCCGCGATGTCGAAAAGGTATTCCCCGTGCCAAAAGCCGCCGGTGACCACCACGTGCCGCCCATCTTTGGCAAGCCATTCGGCCAGGCCCTTGCGCTGTTCCCCGGTGAGTTTGCCTTGCCCACACAGGATCAAAACATCATATTCCGACGGGTCGTCCAGGATGGATTCGCTGCCGATTTCGCAGACCAGGCCGGTTTGGCGCAAAAGTTCGCCATACCAGGCCGAATAGGGGTCCGCCGACGCCAAGACCGCGCCGACCCGCGCAAAAGAGACACGATCCATAAGCTCCGCCAAAGGTCATTGTTGGCAGGTCGCTTTGCCCCGTGTAGACCGGGACGCCTAAACCCGGTGCGGTATCCATAGGGAGATGAAACTGCGACTCGGCCTTCCTAAGGGCAGCCTGCAAGACGCCACCTTCGCCCTGTTCCAAAGGGCGGGGTACGACGTGAAAGTGGCCAGCCGCAGCTACCATCCGGTGATCGACGACCCAGAAATCGAACCCGTGCTCCTGCGCCCCCAAGAAATCCCCCGGTACTTAGAAGACGGGCTGATTGATGCCGGGCTCACGGGCCACGACTGGATTTCGGACTGCGGGGCCGACCTGCACGAAATCTCCGAGCTCTGCTACAGCAAACTTACGTCGAACCCCATCCGGGTCGTGTTAGCCGTTCACAAAGACAGCCCCTATGAACAGGCTGAAGACCTCAAGGGAAAAACCGTCGCCACCGAATACATGCGCCTTACCCAAAGGTTTTTTGCGGAGCGGGGGGTGGATGTTCGGGTCGAGTTCAGCTGGGGGGCCTGCGAAGTCAAAGTCCCCGACTTGGTCGAAGCCATCGTCGTCAACACCGAGACCGGTTCCAGCTTGCGGGCCCACAACTTGCGCATCGTCGAAACCCTCCTGACCTCCACAACCCGGTTCGTTGCCAACCGGGAAGCGTGGGCCGACGAAAGCAAACGCGAAAAGTTGGAAAACCTGGCGATTCTGTTGGATGGAGCCATGAATGCCAGCCGCCTGGTTGGACTCAAAATGAACGTCCCCGTCGACGCCCAAAGCCAGGTCCACGCGATTCTGCCGAGCTTGCAAAACCCAACGATCTCCCCGCTGGCCGACCCCGGCTGGGTGGCTATGGAAGTCATCCTGAGCGAGCATGATTCGCGCGACTTGATCCCCCGGCTCAAGCGGGCGGGAGCGACCGGCTTGGTCGAATACCCCCTCAAC
Above is a genomic segment from Armatimonadota bacterium containing:
- a CDS encoding ATP phosphoribosyltransferase; its protein translation is MKLRLGLPKGSLQDATFALFQRAGYDVKVASRSYHPVIDDPEIEPVLLRPQEIPRYLEDGLIDAGLTGHDWISDCGADLHEISELCYSKLTSNPIRVVLAVHKDSPYEQAEDLKGKTVATEYMRLTQRFFAERGVDVRVEFSWGACEVKVPDLVEAIVVNTETGSSLRAHNLRIVETLLTSTTRFVANREAWADESKREKLENLAILLDGAMNASRLVGLKMNVPVDAQSQVHAILPSLQNPTISPLADPGWVAMEVILSEHDSRDLIPRLKRAGATGLVEYPLNKVVY